The Neodiprion fabricii isolate iyNeoFabr1 chromosome 4, iyNeoFabr1.1, whole genome shotgun sequence genome window below encodes:
- the LOC124180039 gene encoding uncharacterized protein LOC124180039 has translation MKLFTLALLNFVILGECSLLEMSQVLWTRLLAGGLTKGGALDPLRVPVVKVDQSEGNTSYRIVLRNVEIRGLNLSTLESVHIARGRLKANLSELEAGYVSYSDLRELDSIRYRFHTLVKEPKPRNNTEGKPSASFDSKSARNMESETPLAKANQRYQQRTEARDEIVDVVYAQNYMPFEKLGSTEQKEQLAFSAALEERSEDGEESNDEQIECTGSCANKSGSSSSSSSNTRRADVYQGTRGNRKFGEFSEDDAADEFIGQDDAHVSASESVEQKQAFVKAEQTPRGERIVSSPESRNHGKHVISASLELPLRQSGSGHRRQEVFRQGTESARVTAERSYKTPPGYVDIIYADDDDKKIKHFAGFRRKDDENLRVYGLEEIRKEIERNNRYIVHNFTATEAIQKRNNMTLAAAESKRIKDLIRYAEKFQEKDGYFEQGMQLIYHFGGMDEFGSYDSETVQEPDSNAAKRRKREHNNHDIEDDIMHVIIGIRVPLLEVKADYHLTGKVGSDVLRGNGLLAGSFNDLIGNFTLELRKVGKSTMVVRAARARLVASDRKVSFQGMNEKGPVESVLVHGLMAAEAVAAMIADDLATKALSENRANDAMIYKMYSNDPGSL, from the exons atgaaattattcacccTCGCACTGCTGAACTTTGTCATTCTTGGAGAATGCTCGCTCCTAGAAATGTCCCAAGTTCTCTGGACTCGACTTTTGGCTGGCGGATTGACCAAAGGAGGCGCTCTAGACCCACTGCGCGTTCCAGTGGTCAAAGTAGATCAATCCGAGGGCAACACGAGCTACAGAATAGTCCTACGAAACGTCGAGATCAGGGGACTGAACCTCTCGACTCTTGAGAGCGTTCACATCGCGAGGGGGAGGCTGAAGGCTAACCTGAGCGAACTCGAGGCTGGATACGTGAGCTACAGTGACCTGAGGGAACTGGACTCCATCAGGTACAGATTTCACACTTTGGTAAAGGAGCCGAAGCCGAGAAACAACACCGAGGGCAAACCCTCTGCTTCCTTCGATTCGAAGAGTGCCAGAAACATGGAGTCGGAAACGCCTCTGGCCAAAGCTAATCAACGATATCAACAGAGGACGGAGGCTCGCGACGAGATCGTGGACGTTGTCTACGCCCAAAACTACATGCCGTTTGAAAAGCTTGGTTCAACCGAGCAGAAGGAACAATTGGCCTTTAGTGCCGCCCTGGAAGAGAGGTCTGAGGACGGGGAAGAAAGTAACGACGAACAGATTGAGTGCACCGGAAGTTGTGCTAACAAAAGCGGAAGTTCGTCCAGCAGTTCGTCGAACACTAGAAGAGCGGACGTCTATCAAGGTACTCGAGGCAATCGTAAGTTCGGTGAGTTTAGTGAAGACGATGCTGCGGATGAGTTCATCGGGCAAGACGATGCTCACGTCTCGGCGTCTGAGAGTGTTGAGCAGAAGCAGGCATTCGTGAAGGCCGAACAAACACCCAGGGGTGAGAGGATTGTCAGCTCTCCAGAGTCTAGGAATCACGGAAAACACGTGATTAGCGCAAGTCTCGAGCTTCCACTTCGACAGTCAGGATCAGGACATCGTCGTCAGGAAGTATTCCGTCAAGGTACGGAAAGTGCGAGGGTGACTGCTGAACGCAGTTATAAAACGCCGCCTGGTTACGTTGACATCATCTACGCGGACGACGATGACAAGAAAATCAAACATTTCGCTGGGTTTAGAAGAAAAGACGACGAGAACTTGAGAGTTTACGGGTTGGAGGAAATCAGAAAG GAGATCGAACGGAACAATCGTTACATAGTTCACAATTTCACGGCGACAGAGGCGATTCAGAAACGCAACAACATGACACTTGCAGCTGCCGAAAGTAAAAGGATCAAGGACTTGATTAGATACGCCGAGAAATTCCAAGAGAAAGATGGCTACTTTGAACAAGGCATGCAGCTGATTTATCACTTCGGTGGAATGGACGAGTTCGGTTCTTACGATTCAGAAACAGTTCAAGAGCCAGATTCAAATGCAGCTAAGCGCCGGAAACGCGAACACAATAACCATGATATCGAA GACGACATTATGCATGTCATAATAGGTATTCGAGTACCGCTTCTGGAAGTAAAAGCGGACTACCATTTAACGGGTAAAGTTGGAAGTGATGTATTGCGAGGAAATGGTCTGCTAGCCGGAAGTTTTA ATGATTTGATCGGGAACTTTACACTGGAGCTGAGAAAAGTTGGTAAAAGCACAATGGTCGTTCGAGCAGCCAGAGCAAGGCTGGTGGCAAGTGATCGTAAAGTTTCTTTCCAGGGGATGAACGAAAAAGGACCTGTTGAATCTGTCCTAGTACACG GTCTAATGGCCGCCGAGGCTGTCGCCGCTATGATAGCCGACGACTTGGCGACAAAAGCACTGAGCGAAAACCGAGCCAACGATGCTATGATATACAAAATGTACTCCAACGATCCGGGATCACtgtga
- the LOC124180700 gene encoding circadian clock-controlled protein daywake-like — MGLTLIFVQSLLLVSVLKTVSTALPPGVTACSSAHDVDTYGKCVLQQLEAIRPFLPKGIASLKLPALDPLLLPSLTVDRSLEALKIRANMSQVRVYGASSFVIDEIKANPKDLTVELKVTMPHIHVKGEYDVQGRLLLLPLNGIGSFKGNFTNTKTQVIANGKEVADKNGVQRIEMHQIALKIRVGGGNIKLKAPTTHNLAADAAEAFFNSNPRLVLDIASPIIEDTAATISRALVTRALSALTKEEILP, encoded by the exons ATGGGTCTGACATTGATTTTTGTTCAATCGTTGCTGCTGGTCAGTGTCCTCAAAACTGTGTCAACAGCCTTGC CTCCCGGGGTTACCGCATGCTCGTCGGCACACGACGTGGACACTTACGGCAAGTGCGTCCTGCAACAGCTCGAAGCCATCAGACCATTTTTGCCCAAGGGGATCGCTTCCCTGAAACTGCCAGCCCTTGACCCTCTGTTGCTGCCGTCGTTGACGGTGGACAGAAGCCTCGAAGCTCTCAAAATCAGGGCCAACATGAGCCAGGTTCGCGTTTACGGCGCCTCCAGTTTTGTGATTGACGAAATCAAGGCCAACCCTAAGGACCTCACCGTCGAATTGAAGGTCACCATGCCCCACATCCACGTCAAGGGCGAGTACGACGTCCAGGGAAGGTTACTGCTCCTGCCTCTGAACGGAATTGGCAGTTTCAAGGGAAACTTTA cTAATACCAAGACTCAAGTCATCGCCAACGGCAAAGAAGTTGCCGACAAGAATGGCGTGCAGAGAATCGAGATGCACCAAATCGCCCTGAAAATACGCGTCGGTGGCGGTAACATCAAGCTGAAGGCTCCTACGACGCACAATTTGGCAG CCGACGCCGCCGAGGCATTCTTCAACTCGAACCCTAGACTGGTGCTTGACATTGCCAGTCCCATAATCGAAGACACCGCGGCTACCATCAGCAGAGCCTTGGTAACCAGAGCTCTCAGTGCTCTGACCAAAGAAGAGATACTGCCTTGA
- the LOC124180028 gene encoding protein takeout-like: protein MTCRYFTVFPFIALVICGRLLDAKSHPKIPDFLKICHRSDPNLNECIRTSVEALRPHLREGIPLLDIPACEPLHVPQVEISQGSGPVAVRSTYTDIQVSGATDFLLKAVKVDLEKERTKLKIFLPRLEMVANYTMDGRILMLPITGEGKGYGNYTDINAIVTTQGEDYANSKDGNKTYFRVTDFFVDFNVGHATIHLDNLFNGDETLADAMNVFLNDNWKTVAAEMKPALEDAVAELFMDFANRIYAKFPKDVLFPK, encoded by the exons ATGACGTGTCGATACTTTACTGTCTTCCCCTTTATTGCTCTGGTGATCTGCGGACGCCTGCTCGATGCCAAATCCCATCCAAAAATAC CTGATTTCCTCAAGATTTGTCACAGGAGTGACCCCAATCTTAACGAATGCATACGTACCAGTGTCGAGGCCCTAAGGCCCCACCTCAGGGAAGGTATTCCGCTCCTGGATATTCCTGCTTGCGAGCCTCTGCACGTCCCCCAGGTCGAGATCAGCCAGGGCAGTGGACCCGTCGCGGTAAGATCTACGTACACTGATATACAGGTCAGCGGTGCCACCGACTTTCTGCTCAAGGCCGTCAA AGTTGATCTCGAGAAGGAACGTAcaaagctgaaaattttcctgCCGCGATTGGAGATGGTCGCGAATTACACGATGGACGGGAGGATTTTGATGTTGCCAATAACCGGGGAAGGCAAAGGATACGGGAACTACACGGACATAAATGCGATCGTCACAACCCAGGGAGAGGATTACGCGAACTCAAAGGATGGCAATAAAACCTACTTCCGGGTTACCGATTTCTTCGTCGATTTCAATGTCGGCCACGCCACTATTCATCTTGACAACCTCTTTAACGGCGACGAAACACTCGCTGACGCGATGAACGTATTTTTGAATGACAACTGGAAGACCGTTGCCGCCGAAATGAAGCCGGCGTTGGAAGACGCCGTAGCTGAACTCTTCATGGATTTTGCCAATAGAATTTATGCCAAGTTTCCGAAGGATGTTCTGTTTCCTAAATGA